GCGGATGCCGGCGGTGCTGATGACGCCGGAGGCCGCCGCCGCCGCCACCGCGGTGATGGGGGCGCTGGCGCTGCGCTCACTCAGCCTGGGCGTGCTACCGCTCCTGATGGTGGCGGGCGTGGGGCTGGTGGCCCATGACCAGTACCGCAAGGTCATCGCGGGAGAGGACGGCGTGGGCGTGTACTTCGAGCCCCGGCAGCTCCTGGCGATGCCCCAGTTGGTGGGCCTGGGTGGCGTGGCGGTGTGCCTGCTGGCGCTGTTCGCGCCGTGGGGCACGGCGAAGCTGGACCTGGGCCTGCCGGACAACGCACCGGTGCCCCAGGGCCCGCCCGAGCTGCGCGTCATCGCCACGCAGCGGCCCACCGACGACATGCTCTACAGCTACGGTGGCGGCGTCACCCACCTGCGGGGCTGGGATTTGCCGGCGTCGGTAGTGGTGGAGCTGGCGCTGCTGGCCGTGCTCGCCCTGCTGGCGCTGCGGCCGGAGGTGGAGCGCCCGTCCTGGACGCGCTACCTGCCCGCGGGCGCGGTGGCCCTGTCGCTCGCGTTCGCGGGGCTCAACATGCGCCTGCTCCCCGGGCCCTTCGTCTTCGTCTTCGGCCTGGGTGCGGTGGGCTTCCTCGCGGTGCAGCACCTGCGCGCGGCTCGCGCCGCCGAGCTGCCCCTGCGGCAGTACGAAGAAGCCGTCGAAGAGGAAGGCTGAGCCGGGTCAGCCCGCGAAGGGCACCGGCGCTACGCCGCGGACATCTGGTGTCAGCTCGAAGAGCCCACCGGCCAGCGGCTGGGCCTCGAGCTCCTCCGCGCTGAGCCCCTCCCGCCCGGTGGTGACGAACAGCCGGTCCAACGCGGCCCCCGCGAAGGCGACACTGGTCGTCTTCGCCACGGGCAGCCGGTACTCGGCCAGCCACGCGCCGTCCGGAGAGAAGCGGCGCACGCAGCCCCCTCCGTAGAAGGCAATCCACAATCCGCCCTCCGCGTCGGCCGTCATTCCGTCGGGGAAGCCGTGCGCCTCCTCGAAGCGGAGGAACTCCCGGCGACCAGAGGCCGCGCCGTCCGGGCTCAGGTCGAAGGCGTAGGTGACGCGCCGGGGCGAGTCGTTCACATAGAGGGTCCGCCCATCGGGGCTGAAGGCGGGGCCGTTCGTCACGGTGTAGCCCCCATCGATTCGGGCGAGGTGCCCCTGCGCGTCGAACCGATAGAGGCCGCCGGTGGGCGCCTCCTCGTGGTCATCCATGGTGCCCACCCAGAAGCGGCCTTGCGGGTCCACCTTCCCGTCATTGCAGCGGTTGTGGGGGTGCTCAGGCTCCGGGTCCAGCAGCCGCTCCAGGCGCGCGCTCCGGGGCTCGTAGAAGGCCAGGCCCCGCTCCGTCCCCGCGATGAAGCCTCCACTCCGCCGGGGCGCGAGCGAGGCGATACGCAATGGGGTGTCCCAGCTCGCCTGGGCACCGCTCTGGAGGTCCAGCCGGTGCACCTTGCGGCCCGGGATGTCGAGCCAGTAGAGCGCGCCCTCGGTGGCCATCCAGAAGGGGCCCTCGCCGAGCACGGCTCGTGCGGGCCAGATGCACCTGGCTTCGTCGTGCCTGACAACGTCCGTGGTGCGCATGCGTGGCTCCTCCAAGAAAGCGAGACTCAACGTCCGTGGCCAAAATAGACACGCCGCACGCGCTGGGCATGCACGCGGCGGCGGACATGGCCTCGTCACACAGCGATCACTCCGGCTCGCCCGGCTGGCCATGCATGCGTCCTCTGACTGACCCACCAGGTTGAGGTCCGTTAACCCGACGCACAGAACAGGGTTATCCCAGAACTTCCGGTGATAGAGGGCGCTCCGGGTTCCCGTACCTTGGGCAGGCCTTCAACGATGCACAGACACCATCGCGAATCCAGGCACGGGGGGAGCGCGGCATGGTCAGTCCGAGGACGGCACCAATCCGGACAGGAAACACCAGTACCTTCATCTTGAAGCAGCGACGGCTGCACCTGGTCCTGTTGGATCCACAGGAAGTGCCCTACGCGGATACGGAGTATGTACTCACGGTCGGCCGCACCGAGCACTGCGGCAGGACGGCGGCGGATGGCTCGCTGAGCCACGAAGTCCCGGGCCTCGCCGCGGGTGAGTTGCTGGTGAAGCTGTCCAAGCCGCCAGCGCCGCCGCCCCGCCGGAGCGCGCCTCACGCCACCGCCAAGGGCACGCCACCGCCCTACCCACCCGCCGTCACCGATGAGGACTTTCCGGACGCCACGCCTGCCGCCGCGTCCGAGCCGGTGACGCTCCGCTGGGCGCTGCAACTCCAGTCGCTCCCGGGATTCGAGTCCGACGCCCTCCGGGCCGCGCAGGAGCGGTTGCACAACCTGGGTTACGCCATTGAAGGCGAGCGCGGGTCGCCCGGAGCCTCGACGAAGTCCGCCGTGCGAGCGTTCCAGCGCCGCCATGGCCTGCCGGAAACGGGACAGCTCGCGGACATCTCCCGCGAGCTCATCCGCCTGCACGACGCCTGAGGCCTCCACCCATGGCACGCATCTCACTGACGGCCAGTGTCGCCCTCGCTGCGCCCGGAGGACGCAACCGCAACCGCCTCCGTCCCGCCAGCCATGGCGTCGCGGACTTCCGGCTCCGCAGCCCTGGAGGCCCCCAATCCCGCTGCCACCGCCCCGCGCCCTTCCCCGCGCTGACAGGGGGTGATGATGGCTTCCACTTCGCGCCCGAAGTCGAGCCAGTGGAGTTGACGTGGCGCCTGCTCAACACAGGCGGGCTGGTGCGCGCCGGAAAGCTGGAGCTCTTCACGCGCTATCGCAAGGCTCCACTGTGGTCGCGCGAGCTGAGCCGCGAGGAGCTCCTCCAAGGCGAGCACCGGTGGGCATGGGATGGCCGCGTGCCCAAGTCGGAGACCTTCCCGGATGGCGTCGTCACGGTGGAGCACTCGCCGTACAAGCTGAAGCTGACGCTCCAAGGCAGTGGACTGGCGCAGGCGCCCGTGGCGTGGACGTTCTTCCACGTCCTGGTGGCGGGCGTTGACCTGGAGTTGGGTGAGCCCCGGGTGCTCTCGCGACCACGCGACCGTGAGCTGACCCAGTCCTTGAAGCGGCTCCCAGCCCCCGGCGAGAAGGCCGAAATCCGGCTGGTCGGGAACGTCTTCAAGACCAAGCCGTCGGAGATGTCCGATGACACGGACCACCAACTGCACCGCAAGCACTGGGGTAGCGGACCGGAGCTTCCGCTGTTCGCCCGAGCCTGGCTGAAGGACTCGCGCGGCAACCGGGTAGATGCGCCGAAGGCCCTGGGCCGCGTGCGCTTCCTCTGGGACTGGGAGGACGAGACAGAGGCCATCGAACACCATGCCCCCACGGCCCGGGCCTTCCTCAAACACGCGCTGGACCGTCACTGTTCGACGTCACAACCCAAGGGCGACAACGCGCACCGGGACGTGGGCGGCAAGCGCGGTGCGCCGTCGTTGGCGGTGTTTCCCAGACAGGCCGGCTACGCGCCGCAGGCCGAGCCCCGTGACGGCGCCTTCCCCTTCCGCGTCACGCCCTGCAACAAGCGCGGTTGGGCGGCCTACAGCCAGGCCTGGACCACAGGGGCTTTCGCGGGACGCACGGGCGTGGTGTTCCAGCCCTCCAGCATCGCGGGAGACGCATGGCGAGTCACCGTGCAGCTTGCCTATGACCGCCGCAGGGATGGCGGCGTGGTGCTGGATGTGGACGATGATGGACCGCTGCCCGCCGCCGTGCGCGCCGCCACCGGCATCTTCGAATCCTGGCGCGAGGTCCACATCTCCCGCCTCTTGTGCAAGGACACGGGCGCCTCCGGGTTCTCGCTCTCCACCGTGCAGGGCCATTTCAAACAGGCCTTTCTGAGCCTGGAGGACCGCACGGGTGGCGTCTCGGGATGGTGCGCTCGGGAATACAACGCGTGCATCGCCGCGGCCGTGGCGGAGTCCCGGCACTGGGAGCTCCGAGCGGCCATCGACCCTGCGGTGGACCAGTTCGCCGCAGGCGGCCACGCGCTCACCTTCCGCACCCACGCGGAGTTCCTGGCCGAGGTGAAGCGCGTGAAGCACTGCGGCGACGCGGACCTCGCCCGGTGGCTGGCGCCCACGCGAGAGCGCAGGCTGCCCCTGCTGGAGGCTCGCGAGTACCACCGGCAGTGCAAGGACTGGGCAAAGGCGCTGCTCACCCGGGCGCTGGACTCGGCGCTGGGAACGGCTGCGGGCATCGCGCTCTTCCAGTTCTCCGGGCTCTACAACCTGGAGACGACGGTCGGCGGCATTCGCGTGAACGGTTTCGCGTCGGAGTTCCCCTCGCGCAAGCGGGACCGCTGCGCCGTCATCCAGTGCGCCGCGCCAGGCAACTACCGAAACAGCTTCAACTCGCTGGAACAAACGCTGGCGCATGAAATCGGGCACCAGCTCTTCCTGCCGCATGCCCCCTTCCCCGCGCACCGCGAGATTGGCGGCGCCCAGGCGAACCGCCACGACGTCGACGGGAAGGACTGCCTGATGGGCTACGACTTCACGACGGAGCGGCGCTTCTGTGGGCTCTGTCTCCTGCGCCTGCGGGGATGGAACACCCACGCCCTGGACCGCGACGGTGCCCGGAACGCGCGGCCATGAGCGCCTCCGTCCTCTCCGGGCCGTGGCTGCTCGTGCTGACCCTGTCGGCGGCGAACCCCGTCCCGACGCCGTCCCAGGTCAAGACGGCACCGTCCCCACCCTCTGGAGGTGCGCCCATGCGCATCCAACTCAGATTGTCCAAGGCGCAGCTCGTCACTTCAGAAGACATGGACGTGCGCATCGCCCTGTCCAATGAGAGCGCCACACCCCTGGAGTTTCCAGACCCCTTCCGGCACTCGGACCAATCCCTGACGTACACCGTCACGGGCCCCGAGTACCCGAAGGGCCATGCCGTCAATCACTACACAGTCATCGAGCGTGAGGGCACGCAGCCGCTCGGTGGCGTCGTCGCGCCCCAGGTCCGGCTGGGCTCGGGACGCGTGCTCGAGTCCGTCGTGCCGCTCCAGGAATGGGCGCCCATCCGCCAGCCCGGCCGTTACCGGCTGACCGCGAGACTTCAGGCCGCGGGTATCGACACGGTGTCCGCGCCGGTCGAATTCGACGTCGTGACAGGACGGCCAGACTCCGCGTCGGCGGGTGTGATGATTGGAGGCGGGCCGTACTCCGGGGTTGGCACCGTGTGGCTCCAGCACCTGGAGGGGCAGACCCTGCTGATGCAGGCCGTCTTCGTGGACGAGACGGACGAGGCCGGACGCGGCGTCTCCCGGCGGACCTCGAAGGTCCTGGGAGCGGTGGCGCCAGATGCGTCCGACGCGCTGGCGCCGTGGACGAACGATGCGCCGGGCGGTGAGGCCGTGAGCTGGGTCCTGTGGCGCCAGGGCGCGTCGATTCTCGCCCTGGCTCCGCCCGCGACGCTCACAGCGCCCTTCCGCTTCGACCTGGAGGCCCCGCCAGAGAGGCTCATCCGTCCGCCCTTGGAGACACACGCTGGAGAACTCTTCGTCCCCATCGTGGAGGCTGGGGGAAGAGGGCTCCGACTCCTGCGATTTCAGTCGAGCATGGATGCCCCCAAAGTCACCCCCGGAAAGGAAGTGGGGCGCGTGAGACTCCCATCCGTGCCCCTGAGCGCTCGCGCCACGCTGCAGCCCGGGTCCGTGGGAAATGGCATCAGCATCGTGCTCGTGAGCGAGGCCGCAGGAGGGCTGGAAGTCCAGCACGTACGAGCCACAAGCGCTGGCCGCCTGAGCCGAGTGGCGAGCACGCTCCTCCGAGGGCTGAGCGCGCTTCCTGAGTCCGAGCCGGGCGTCTGGACTGATGATTCGGGCCACGTCCATGCGGCCCTGGTGGCGGCGTCACTGAAGAACCCTCGACAGCCCATGCTGGCGGAAGTCCGCTTCCGTTCCGACGGAAGGCTCGTAGCGCCCCCAAGCATGACGCCGCTGCCCGAGCTCCCCACGAGTGCACGCGCCGCGGTGGCGCGACACTGCCATCTCCCCCACTCCGACAGAGCAGGCGAAGTGCGCTGGGCCATTCTCCTGGAAGACGGGAGGTTGATGCATTCAGGGCAACGAGGTCCCCCCTCGTCACCGAAGCAGCCTGTGGCGAGCCCACTGGAGTTGATCGAAATGCTCCAGGGCACGTTCATCCTCACCACGGACCCCATTCGGGGCCCTGAGTTTGAATGGCTTTAGGGCGCGGGGGGCGATTCCTGCACCTGCCCGAAGAGGCAGCCACGATTGTCTGTCCTGACGTTCCTCACGTGAAACGTCTACTGTGAGCGTTTGCCTCAACGGCGCGCATCCACCGGTGAGTTCCTCCGGTACTTTTGGAATGGAAGCGACGGGGACTGTCCACACGCTCAAAGCATCTGACGCGACGAGCCCCGCCTCGACGTCACGCAACGGCGGCACCCGGGAAGGAGTCACGTGCCGTGAATGCACCAGAGCCCCCACCGGCTGGGCTACAGGATGTAATGCTCGATCCGCGAATGCGCTGGCGCATTGTCCGCAGCGCAAGACGAATCATTTCCACGAGCTCGGCGCTCTATCTGTTGGCGCTCGTGTTCATGACCACCAGCGCAGTCTGCGCCCGAGAGAGCGTCAGCCAAGTCTTCCAGAACCTGAAGGACATCAACTTCGAAATCGACAACCACCTTCGCTACCATCCAGACGTGGACAAGCATGAGCCGGATGACCCGGGGATCCTCTCATTCACCTTCGACGCCGCCCAAGTCTCCCCTGACAGAGAATCGACCGCCAGAGCCCGTGGTCTCGCCCGGCGTATTGAGGATGCCTTCAGTTCCGTGGTCCAAGACATGGTGGCCGCCGAAGACCCTGGCTGCTCAAACGGCTCCCCCCTTCCGAGATCAGTCAAGCTGCTCGGCAAGAGCCTTCCCGACACCATGAATCCGAAGCAATCAACACAGTGGGAAGAAGCTCTCTCAGAACAAATCTGCAACTACCGCAAATGTCCCTACGCCGATTCCATTCGGTACTGCCCAGAGGAGAAACACCCTCCTCGTCCGGACACATTCGCGTCCGACCCACTGGGCTGCGACTTGACCCCTGAACTGAAAACCCGCCTCTTCGTCCCCACGACGCTCGACAACTGCCTTTCCGAGCAAGTTTGCACGCCCCAGCACAAATGTTCGGACAAACGAAAATGCCAGAAAAAGCCCAAGTGCCCAGACATCCTCAACCCGAACGACAAGTGCGGCGCAAATTGCTTCTCTTGCAGGTCGCACGAGGCTGCCACGATCTCTCGTCCCCTCGACATCGTGATCCATGCCTTCGCGAACCAACAGTGCGAGTTCGCTGAAGATGAATCATCATTGACCTCTGTCTATTTCACGACCCCAGAGGGCATCATCCGACAATGGAGTTGCACACCCGCCCCGGGTCCACCCGCCATCCACTTCTCCGAGTTCGCGGCTCAGGCAAGCTATGTTCGCCGGCTGTTCAAGCCTACCACCATGAGCGACTACGAAACGGACATCTACCTCGACTCCAACGGCTTCGGGCCGATACGCACTCGCTGTGTCCGCATCGAAAAGCCCCATGCCCAACAACTGTTAGGCGTACTCTGCTTCGACTTCACGGTGTCGCTCAACCAGTTCCTTGAGCCGCTCATTCGGAGCAATGTCATCGCGATCGACGAGGCGCGGGTCATCATGCCTGATGCAGGAGACGACATCACCGTCACCGGCCACTGGACCTTTGTCGTCCCAGAGACACAACTCATCCCAATCCACATGGCGCGCAAGAAGGTTGCCTCGGACGAAGCCACACGAGGCTCTTTCGAGCAGGACCTGCAACACACTTTCGACCAAATCACTTCTCGAGAAGATAATGCCTCCACGACACTTCGACGGTTCGAACGTTCGGTTACTCAGCTTTCCAGCGTGGCCGACCCAGCGCGCCTCCATGATGGCCGTTATCTCATCCCGGGCGGATGGAGCGCCGACGGTCGCAGCCGCAAGCTCCTCATCGTGCGGCCCGCGGTGACGACACTGCGCGGTGCCAAGGTGTTTGGCGGTGTGGCGGTTGCATTTTTCCTGCTGACCCTTCTCACCGTATGGCGGGGAAGCTATTGGACTCGACGCATGTCGGAGAACGAACTCGTCGTCGAACTCCTCCGAAAGCTTGGCATCGGAATCATGTTGGTGGACGAAGACGGAATGGTCATGGCGGCGAACGACGCGGCTGAGGACATCGTGCGCCTGTTTCTTCCCCGGCTAAACACCTGGCGACTTCGAATCAACGAAGGGTTTCGGCAGAAGCGGCTGCCTTCCGACCCAGCGGTCAGGATGGCCGATTTCATCGACCCGGATGTCATACTGGCACAAGACATGAGCAAAGTTCCCTACAAGGATGTCTGGGAACAGCGACTTCGCGGACAGCCCGCTACCTTCTATGCCCGAATGAAGAAACACAACGGCAATCCCAACTGGGTAAAAGTCACTGCCGCTCCCGTCGTCATCAAGAGAGCCGGGAAAAAGACACGCACCACGTCCTTGTCCGTCGTCGAATCAATCCCCAGCATCAACGCCCCGCTCCTGGGCAAGCTGAACAACATCATGCCGCCAGTGAGACCCCAATGACATGGTCGGACGCCCTGAAACTCCTGATACCAGCAGTCCCCATACTTCTACTGCTACTATTGATTCAGTCAGTCATCCGGACACACATTCACATCCACATCAGTGGACACCCCAGCGAAAAGAAATACCGCATCCATCTCGAAAACATGGATGACGTCGCATCACTCGACGAAATCCGCCTGGAGCTTCGAATTCGAGGACAAGGCTCCTTCTCTGCCAAGTGCACTCAGCCTCTGGGGTTTGACCCGTGGCCAACGGCATTCACATCAAAATTCGATGAGCGCACCGCGGTGCTCACCGCGACGGGCCTGCGACGCGGCGAGCGCTGGCTTTTTGAAATCTTCACGGACGGGGACGAACAAGGCGTCGAAGTGAAGTGCGGTGTCGGGCGCAGAGAACTCCCGACCATCTCCAGTGACGCAGTGAATGAGTTCGCCGACAATCCAAGCACCTCCTCCCTCAATCGTTGGCTTGGAATTCCGCTCGCGGCCATGCTCTACCTGTTTTGCACGATAGGACTTCGACTGTGGCAAGAGCGGACGCCAATCTTTCGGTGGAAGGATGCCGGGATCAGCATCCTGGTCATGCTTGTCGGCCTGCTCATCCACTGGTTCATGCTGAAGCCACATCAAACCACCGTCGCATTTCCCACCAGCCGCCCAGCATTCCCTCGCAGTCCCCACCCTGCGCAACATTGCTCACCCACTTCGAAGATAGAATCTCCAGACTTCGAGCGCTCTGAAATCGAAGCAGGTCCATATTCGATTTAGATCGCGGCAGCATCGGATCAAAAACAGAACTTTCAGGGCGCGCCGGAAGCGGCGTAGGTCCCGAACGCGCTGGCAACTCCGCAGTTTTCTGAGAAGATCTCCTCGTTGACCAGTACGGTCCGACGCAGCTGACATCGAGGAGCGCGGCATCGAGGAGTTGCTCTTAAATGGACTCGACGGCCCGGCCCTTGAGAACTACCAGCGCCCACTCGAGCCACCGCCTGACGAACGCCCGCCGCTCGAAGAGCTACTCCCGCTGAATGAGCTCGACGACGTGGACCGCGTGAGCTTCGGCGTCGCGTGACGGGAAGTCGCGGTGTGGTGACAGTTCGTGCAACGCACCGTGACCTCGATTTCTCCGCCAGAGGCGTACGTCGCGCTGCGAATCGTCCGGCTCGTCTTATTCGCGGTCACATAACGGCACTTCTTGCACCGGACATGACGCGTGAAGAGCGTTCCATAGCGCTCCACCACCGCGTCCTGGCACGGCTCGCACCACCACACGTCGTAATCCACCGAGCCCAACTGCTCCTCACGAACCTGCCCCGGCATCAGGTGGGCATCGTCGGCATCCTCATCGAGCCGCGCTCTCGGGTTGCGGCACTTCTGGCACCGGCGCGGTCTGCGACGAAGCAGCGCCCGGCCCGCAACGCCCACGGCCCCCACGAACCCCGCCCCTCCCGCCAGGGCTGGAACATTCAGGTCACCTTCGGGCTCACTCGGTCCTTCAGACACGATGGTGACGGCGGAGTCCTCCGACCATGCGGACTCCTCGAGCCTGGGATCCCATGCCAA
Above is a window of Myxococcus virescens DNA encoding:
- a CDS encoding zinc ribbon domain-containing protein translates to MPEPPKGTSARAALRPSRPQRDLAEPAYAADILEEADEHSRPYVVGDAPELPPEDKTDPGQSAPTYDGPKWLAHVPAHSPTVLGVIVVGCAVFLSALLSSAGVGLLGTLLAVVSGTVLVARELRAAEQSPGFTERMPAVLMTPEAAAAATAVMGALALRSLSLGVLPLLMVAGVGLVAHDQYRKVIAGEDGVGVYFEPRQLLAMPQLVGLGGVAVCLLALFAPWGTAKLDLGLPDNAPVPQGPPELRVIATQRPTDDMLYSYGGGVTHLRGWDLPASVVVELALLAVLALLALRPEVERPSWTRYLPAGAVALSLAFAGLNMRLLPGPFVFVFGLGAVGFLAVQHLRAARAAELPLRQYEEAVEEEG
- a CDS encoding SMP-30/gluconolactonase/LRE family protein, with amino-acid sequence MRTTDVVRHDEARCIWPARAVLGEGPFWMATEGALYWLDIPGRKVHRLDLQSGAQASWDTPLRIASLAPRRSGGFIAGTERGLAFYEPRSARLERLLDPEPEHPHNRCNDGKVDPQGRFWVGTMDDHEEAPTGGLYRFDAQGHLARIDGGYTVTNGPAFSPDGRTLYVNDSPRRVTYAFDLSPDGAASGRREFLRFEEAHGFPDGMTADAEGGLWIAFYGGGCVRRFSPDGAWLAEYRLPVAKTTSVAFAGAALDRLFVTTGREGLSAEELEAQPLAGGLFELTPDVRGVAPVPFAG
- a CDS encoding peptidoglycan-binding domain-containing protein; the protein is MKQRRLHLVLLDPQEVPYADTEYVLTVGRTEHCGRTAADGSLSHEVPGLAAGELLVKLSKPPAPPPRRSAPHATAKGTPPPYPPAVTDEDFPDATPAAASEPVTLRWALQLQSLPGFESDALRAAQERLHNLGYAIEGERGSPGASTKSAVRAFQRRHGLPETGQLADISRELIRLHDA
- a CDS encoding TPM domain-containing protein, with the translated sequence MKEVPRLAVNAWSVDTTRTLTPQTLAEVDQLGNALVRDGQGQLAVVVVDTTGRQPPRAFALELFNRWGLGTAGRDDGALLFIALDDRAAEIILGDGVDGPNEQARSDAIMANDVVPAFKRGSPDDAVLEGARGLHQLIVTSELNQPRNAQEAALAWDPRLEESAWSEDSAVTIVSEGPSEPEGDLNVPALAGGAGFVGAVGVAGRALLRRRPRRCQKCRNPRARLDEDADDAHLMPGQVREEQLGSVDYDVWWCEPCQDAVVERYGTLFTRHVRCKKCRYVTANKTSRTIRSATYASGGEIEVTVRCTNCHHTATSRHATPKLTRSTSSSSFSGSSSSSGGRSSGGGSSGRW